The following are from one region of the Petrotoga mobilis SJ95 genome:
- a CDS encoding pyruvate carboxylase subunit B, which translates to MNKKPYIVDTTLRDGQQSLIATRLKMDDFEGQLTDFDQVGYYSMEVWGGATYDSCIRYLNEDPWQRLKTIRAKLKNTKIQMLLRGQNLVGYRNYADDVVELFVNKVADYSMDIIRVFDALNDIRNLEKSIEVAKKRNIHVQGAICYTVSPVHNLQYYLNYTKELVERGVDSIVIKDMAGLLKPKDAYDLVKEIKKKFNILVDIHSHATTGLASMAYFAGVEAGADILDLALSPFANGTSEPAVEPFVYTYDLDLDTKTIMKLVEYFWKVRSKYSEYDVKMESIDARILNAQIPGGMLSNLVSQLKSQKAEDKLSDVLQEVPKVRKDLGYPPLVTPTSQIVGVQAVLNVLTGKRYSMITNEVKNYLKGLYGKPPAPVDEELYKLALVNEKPIDYRPADDLEPELEKAKKEIGILAQNDEDLLTYVLFKEVGKKFLKNNYVRSLNIDLNLAESFQNEDTAIYPV; encoded by the coding sequence ATGAATAAAAAACCATATATAGTTGATACAACTTTAAGAGACGGGCAACAATCTTTAATAGCAACGAGATTAAAAATGGATGATTTTGAAGGTCAATTGACAGACTTCGATCAAGTTGGCTATTATTCTATGGAAGTATGGGGTGGGGCTACTTACGATTCATGCATAAGATACCTCAACGAAGATCCATGGCAAAGGCTAAAAACCATAAGAGCGAAATTAAAAAATACCAAAATCCAAATGCTTCTAAGAGGGCAAAATTTAGTTGGATACAGAAATTATGCCGATGACGTGGTAGAATTATTCGTTAACAAAGTAGCTGACTACAGCATGGATATCATAAGGGTTTTCGATGCTTTAAACGATATTCGTAACTTGGAAAAGTCTATAGAGGTTGCAAAAAAAAGAAATATTCATGTTCAAGGAGCTATATGTTATACCGTTAGTCCCGTTCACAATCTGCAGTACTATTTAAATTATACAAAAGAATTAGTGGAAAGAGGCGTCGATTCAATTGTTATAAAAGATATGGCGGGATTGTTAAAACCAAAAGATGCCTATGATTTGGTAAAAGAAATCAAGAAGAAATTCAACATCCTTGTTGATATTCATTCTCACGCAACCACTGGTCTTGCTTCTATGGCTTATTTCGCTGGAGTAGAAGCTGGAGCAGACATTCTGGATTTAGCGTTGAGCCCTTTTGCTAACGGTACCTCAGAACCAGCGGTCGAACCTTTTGTCTACACCTACGACTTAGATCTAGATACAAAAACAATAATGAAATTGGTTGAATATTTTTGGAAGGTAAGGTCGAAATACAGTGAGTACGATGTCAAGATGGAATCAATAGATGCCAGAATATTAAATGCTCAAATCCCTGGAGGTATGCTTTCTAATTTAGTTTCTCAACTAAAGTCACAAAAGGCTGAAGATAAATTAAGCGATGTTCTACAAGAAGTACCTAAGGTTCGAAAAGATTTAGGATATCCCCCTTTGGTAACCCCCACTAGTCAGATCGTAGGAGTTCAAGCTGTTTTAAACGTATTAACTGGTAAAAGATATTCAATGATAACTAACGAAGTAAAAAATTACTTGAAAGGCCTCTATGGAAAACCACCTGCCCCAGTAGACGAAGAATTATACAAATTAGCATTAGTCAATGAGAAACCCATAGACTATAGACCAGCAGATGATTTAGAACCTGAGCTAGAAAAAGCGAAAAAGGAAATAGGCATATTGGCTCAGAATGATGAAGATTTATTGACCTACGTTTTATTCAAAGAAGTTGGTAAAAAATTCTTGAAAAATAATTACGTTCGTTCACTTAACATTGACCTAAACCTGGCAGAAAGCTTTCAGAATGAAGATACAGCAATTTATCCTGTTTAA
- a CDS encoding QueT transporter family protein — protein MSSIRIVRASLIAALYVVLCIIFQPISFGPIQVRIAEAFVVLTYLDPAFIPGIYVGALLANIIGGLGAWDIWFGSLLTLIAGIITWKMPNEYLAPLPPILINAFGVSAYVAPLYGVPYFFSVLWIGVGEAVATYIIGLPILKIFKRNFYKRS, from the coding sequence ATGAGTTCAATAAGGATCGTTAGAGCCTCTTTAATAGCGGCATTATATGTTGTTCTTTGTATTATATTTCAACCTATCAGTTTCGGCCCTATACAGGTTAGAATTGCTGAGGCTTTTGTGGTTCTGACTTATCTTGATCCTGCATTTATTCCAGGAATCTACGTAGGTGCACTGTTAGCAAATATAATAGGTGGTTTGGGTGCTTGGGATATCTGGTTTGGAAGTTTATTGACCTTGATAGCAGGAATTATAACTTGGAAGATGCCAAATGAGTATTTAGCTCCTCTTCCTCCCATATTAATTAACGCCTTTGGGGTGTCTGCTTATGTCGCCCCATTGTATGGAGTACCGTATTTCTTTTCTGTACTTTGGATAGGAGTCGGAGAAGCTGTTGCAACGTATATTATAGGGCTTCCAATTTTAAAGATTTTTAAAAGAAATTTTTACAAAAGGAGTTGA
- a CDS encoding peptidylprolyl isomerase, giving the protein MKKLLVVFGILVILSVSIFSESVAYLTSQDGEQIHESYFLELDQLMGEYHNTLLNMLSQNPQYDQYFNKPLDLISITDVLMEYKAMEKFLNDNGITLDATKISQETDQMYSQYMGNESTKQIFLMFFEKEEYFRGFVSSLVYRNEVINELRNYFSNFSEVELSTYVSDNLENFKNEFDTVKISRIVTVDESTANNLKSEILQNNISFTDAASKNSVDAQTASVGGLVGWVKRGDISENIFEASLSSTPGEIIGPLSSPLGYEIVRVEDKKIYETADELLADEDIKSQLTASYVDYQINNWYGPYISNYDFVISYEPLDIAYDIYYAQSFEDLANVEKKYREAILNDNELPEEWYVSYIFTVENLLPMKISQKNDFESYLNIAQSYPEFLGYSNDEINNQIEYYTQIKDTAESTDLRNEASQKEFALREIAYLQGTYGVFTEPEIQSKYNELTNDVEQMNVALENSLVALREVNPDSIEIIGRLYQVKPDDPNVAFDYYATVYSYILEYYNSTGDIESVRQDLETIKGTLDSLNTESLDEERSNQRQQILENIDLLLNQ; this is encoded by the coding sequence ATGAAAAAACTTTTAGTAGTATTTGGTATTCTAGTAATTCTCTCTGTATCAATATTCTCAGAATCAGTGGCATATTTAACTTCACAGGATGGGGAACAAATTCACGAATCTTATTTTTTGGAATTGGATCAATTGATGGGGGAGTATCACAATACATTATTGAATATGTTGAGTCAAAACCCCCAATACGATCAGTATTTTAACAAACCATTAGATCTAATAAGTATAACTGATGTTTTAATGGAATACAAAGCCATGGAAAAGTTTTTAAACGATAATGGGATAACGTTGGATGCAACGAAAATTTCCCAAGAAACAGATCAGATGTACAGTCAATACATGGGAAATGAAAGCACAAAGCAAATTTTCTTAATGTTTTTTGAAAAAGAAGAATATTTTCGTGGTTTCGTTAGCAGCCTAGTGTATAGAAATGAGGTAATTAACGAATTAAGAAATTATTTTTCCAATTTCTCAGAAGTAGAACTATCAACCTATGTTTCGGATAACCTAGAAAATTTCAAAAACGAATTTGATACAGTTAAAATCAGTAGAATTGTAACAGTAGATGAAAGTACAGCCAATAACCTTAAATCTGAGATATTGCAAAATAATATCTCTTTCACTGACGCAGCTTCAAAAAACTCTGTAGACGCTCAAACAGCATCAGTTGGTGGATTGGTTGGATGGGTAAAACGTGGAGATATTTCTGAAAATATATTTGAAGCTTCACTCTCTTCAACTCCTGGAGAAATAATCGGTCCATTAAGTTCTCCGTTGGGATATGAAATAGTGAGAGTTGAAGACAAAAAGATATATGAAACAGCGGATGAGTTATTAGCAGACGAAGATATAAAAAGTCAATTGACTGCTAGTTATGTGGATTATCAGATCAACAATTGGTACGGGCCATACATATCTAACTACGATTTTGTAATTTCATACGAACCCTTGGATATAGCATACGATATTTATTATGCGCAATCTTTTGAAGACTTAGCAAATGTTGAAAAGAAGTACCGTGAAGCTATATTAAACGATAATGAGTTACCTGAAGAATGGTATGTCTCTTATATTTTCACTGTGGAAAATCTACTTCCTATGAAAATTTCTCAAAAAAATGATTTTGAAAGCTATTTGAATATAGCTCAATCCTATCCAGAATTTCTAGGATATAGCAACGATGAAATAAATAATCAAATTGAATATTATACCCAAATCAAAGACACCGCCGAGTCGACAGATCTCCGTAACGAAGCCTCCCAAAAAGAATTTGCTTTAAGGGAAATTGCATATTTACAAGGTACCTATGGAGTCTTCACAGAGCCAGAAATTCAGAGCAAATACAATGAATTAACAAACGATGTAGAACAAATGAATGTAGCCTTGGAAAATTCTCTCGTGGCATTAAGAGAAGTGAATCCAGATTCCATAGAGATTATAGGAAGATTATATCAAGTAAAACCTGACGATCCTAATGTAGCTTTTGACTATTATGCAACTGTTTACTCCTACATTTTAGAGTATTATAATTCAACAGGTGACATTGAATCTGTAAGACAAGATTTGGAAACAATAAAAGGTACCTTAGATTCATTAAATACAGAAAGCCTTGATGAAGAAAGATCTAATCAAAGGCAGCAAATACTCGAGAATATAGATCTACTTTTAAATCAATAA